GGGCTCCTCAGGCAGTCGGGGCAGCGGCGGGGTGGACGCGGGTGATGTGGCCGTGCAACTCGGCCTCGGCCGACCCGTCGTCCACATGCCACGAGCTGGTCAACCAGGCGCAGTGCGGGCAGATCCGGATCACCTTCGCGTCGAACTCGCGGCGGGGCGCCCCGGCGAACGGGTTCAGCTCCGGGAACTCGTAGGTGCAGTCATCGGCCTCGCACTCGTACGGGTCCGCGCCGGGCTCGTCACAGCGGCAGATGGGCGCCTGGTGGCGGCTGCTGCTCTTGGCGTGGAGCAGCGCTTTTGTGAGCGCGCCCGACTGGCTGCCGGCGTGGCCGACGACCGGGATCCCGGGGCAGATGCGGCAGTCCCAGAACCAGAGGCGGGTGGTGTCGTCCCAGGCGATGCCGAGGGGCTTCGTTTGGCCCTTGAGGCGGCGGTAGGTCATGGCGGCGGGCTCCTGGGGGTGCGTGGCGGTGTGTGGGGTTGTGTGGGGTTCTGTGGGCGGGTGGGTGGCGTGACCGGTCTGCGCGGCGGCCGGCGGGCCGTCAGCTTGCAGCGCGGCGCCAGTAGTAGGCCTTCTGCCTGCAGCTCTTGCCGCAGTACGCGGTGTCGACTCGCCCCTCCGTGACCGGCTCCTCGCAGAAGGCGCACAGCGGCCTCGAAGGGGCCAGCACCAACCGCAGGGCGGCACGATCACGGAGGCGCCGCGGCCGGTCGTCCAGGTGCCTCGGCTCGACACAACCCGGCATCCCGCAGCCGGCCTTGACCGGCCCGACCGGATCCGTTCCGTTGGCGAGCCGGAACCCGATCCGCGCAGCGGTATACCGGGCCCCGTGGTGTGTGAGGACACCGACGCCGTGACCGTCGCGGGCGCCGGTCCAGGCGAGGTGTCCGCCAGGAATGGCTTCGGTGCGGGCGTAGAACGCGGCGATCAGCGAGTCCGGAAGAGCCCGGACGAACTCGGCGGGTGCGGTGGACATGACGGGCTCCTCACGGGGCAGCGGGTGGGGTGGCCGCCGCAACAGCGGCCACCAGGCGGGTCAGCTGGTCTTGCGGCGCCGGACGGTGATGCCCGGTCCGGTTTCGGTGCCGTCGGGCTCCACGTGGGTCAGGTCGAACCAGGCGTCGTGCTGGCCGCCGGGGCGCTGCTCGTCCCACTCCAGCCGGCCGATCTCGCTCAGGTACTGCGACCGGAACCAGGCCTCCGCAGCAGCCTTCGCCGGCGCCTCGGCGTTGGTGTAGCCGATCAGGTAGTCCGACACGTTGCCGGGCTCGTACACGGCCTCCCAGGCGGGCAGGAGTTCGTCACGGAAGGCGTTGAGCAGGCTTTCGGTCTTGTCGCCATACAGGTCGCCGTACGGGTCCTCGTCTACGCGGCGAGACCATCGCCAAAGGTCATCACGGGCGCTCATGAGTTCTCCTTGGTGGTCGGGTTGGCGCGGGCGGCACGACGGGCCGTCATGCGGGCCTTGATCTGCTCCTGCGACGGCGGCGTCCACTGGTGCCAGCCGACCGGCGGCTTCCACCGCTGGTAGTGCACGCGGTCGGGGATGCCGCAGTGACCGCAAGCGGACGGCTCGTCCGTTGCGCGGCTCACGCGGTCCACCACTGCGGCAGGTTCTCGCGGACCAGGACGGCAACCCACGCCGCACGATCCGCCTTGGGCACGTACCGCCACACCTCGGCCCGGTGGCCCTGCGGCCCGGCCGTTCCGTCGGAGTTGCGGAACAGGCCCTTGACGGTGACCTCGACCACGCGGGGGATTGCGAACGACGGGTGCTGCGAGTAGTTGATGGTGATGCGGGTCGGGACGAGCGTGTCGCTGCCGGAGTGGATGTCGGGGGCGCCGTTCGGCAGGTCGTAGGTCACGGTCTGCTTCTCCTCGTACGGGACGGCGGTGACGGTCCGAGTGGTCATGAGGGTCTCCTTGCGGGTGGTGGTGCGCGGACTGGGGGCTGGCTGGCGGTCAGGCGGCGAGGGCGAGCTTGGCAGCGACGATGCGGTACTCGGCCTTGCGCGGCCGGTAGGCGGCGGCGATCCGGGCGATCTGCGCGGCGGTGTAGCGGTAGGTCTTGCCGATCACGCCGGCGGCGACCTTCTCCGTGCGGGTCTGGACCTTGCCGAGCTGGCCAGTGGTGCGCAGGTCGCGGGCGGCCTTGCGGAGCGCCGCGGTGACACCCTTCACGGCGGTTGTGTCGGTGGTGGCCTTGCGGACGTAGGTGGCGATCGTGCGCTTCTGGTTGGCGCGGCGGCGGGCCTTGACGATCTGGCGGGCTTCGCGGGTGGTGGCGAGCATCGGGGCCTCCGGGTGTGTGGCCGGCGATCCTGCCGACACCCAGAACATTAGCCAAGTAGCTTGGACAAAGCAATATGGACAACCAGACTTGACCAAGATTCTTTGATAAGCTGTACTCGACAAACCAAGCAGCCTGCCCCATGGCCATGGCCAAGCACCTTGTGCGACCATGCGCACATGACCGACTACACCCCAAGCCCCCAGTTCACAGCCGCACTCGAAGCCTTCGACGAAGCCCAGCAAGCAGCAGAGGCAGCACGTCACGCACTCCGCGCCGCAGTCGCCGAAGACCTCAAGACCTACGACATCACCAACGACGTCATCGCCGAGCACCTCCCGTGGTCCGCCGAGACCGTCCGCAGCATCGCCCGCGAGTACGACGTCCCCCGCAAGCGAAAGCCCACCGTCCGATCCATCAAGCCCCAGAAGCGCACCGCCGGAGGCAAGCCCTCCGGCTGACCGGAGGAACGCATGCCCGCCATCCACCACAGGAACTGCCAGCACAGCGCCTACCGTCTGACCTGCGAAGACTTCGAGGCTATCTGGGAACACGCGGGCGGAAAGTGCGAGATCTGCCGAGCAGCGCCAACAGAAGAGCGCCACGGGGGGTTGGTCATCGACCATGCCGGTGAGTACAGCTACTTCGCCGTCCGAGGGCTGCTCTGTCGAAAGTGCAACCGCCTTATGGGCGAGGTGGACAGCGGGCGCGTGAAGGACGAGCGGGCATACGCCTACTGGGAGAATGCGTGGTTCGTTCGCGTGCTGCGCCAGCGACATGCCGCCAACATTGCTGATCGCCGCGCACGTCGCTGGTCCACGCCCGTCGAAGGTGAAGACAACCCCCAGGACTGACCCGCCCCGCCCCCGCCCAGCCACACGGCCACCGCCGTGGGGCGTCTTCTGCTGCCCGCTCACGACTGCCCACCGGTCGGCAGAACCAGCCCCGTGATCCCCGCGTCCAGGTCCAGCCACACCAGCAGCGTCACCAGCGCGTCAGCATCCGGAGCACCACCGCCTCCCATCCGCACGAGCGTCGACGCCGACAAGCCCAACTCGGCGGCCAGCCGGCGCCACGACAAGCCACGCTCCCGACGGCGCCCGTCGACCCGCCGGTAGAGCTCCGCCACGTCCAGTCGGTACGCGCTCACCGCCGAGCCCCCAGATCCCGCACCGGAATCCCAGCCGCAGCCGCACGCCGCATGCAATCCCGCGTGCCGACCGACCGGCCCAACGGGAACGCGAGACACACCACCGCACCAGCAGCAACCATCGCCTGGTTCCGCAACGGACCCGCCGCCCGACCGTGCTGCGCCCAGCCCGCCACGTGCACCTCGACCATCACGTCGCGCGCAGCAGCCCACTCCCACGCCAAACGATCCGCGCCCGTCGGACAGCCGCCGTGCACCACGACAATCCCGTCGTGCCCGGCCTGCAGAGCGTCGTGCCAGGCTTCCAGCAGCGCCGCCTCCACCGCTGCGGCGTCAGGCCAGGACCGGCTACCCGTCACCAACACCCGGGCCGTCACGACGCCTCCCCGAGCCCCTGCCGGAACAGCCACCGCTGCGCCGCATCCAACCTGGCCGTATGCGGCTGCCGCGGCGGCTCAACACCCCGCACCGACCGGCACCGCTCACCAGCCGCAGCGCCACAAAACCCGCAAGGCACCACCTGCGGACCCGACAACGCCAACTCCCGCACCGCCTCGTCCCGCTGACGCCGCGCCTCATCCAGATCCGCGGTCAGCTTCCGAATCCGACCGCCCGCGCCACCCAACTGCGACGCCAGATGCACCACGCCGATGCGCAGTTGGTGGGCCTCGGGCGGTGTCAGGGCGCGCCGTTCCGTGCGGTCCACCAGGTTCAGCAACTGCTCCCTTGTCGGCAGCTCCGGCTTCCCCGCGGCGTTCACAACTCCACCGCCCCGCTGCGCACGAACCGCTCGTCGGAGCCGGGTTTCTGCCAGCACAGCCCCCACGGGTGCTCGACCGAGACGAGCCCCGCATCTGCCGGGGGTATGCACCGGCGGGTGCCGTCGGCGAACGAGCCCTTGCGGTGCATCGCTGCGGCCGAGTCCGAGTTGAACGTCACGTGGCAGCCGGCTGCTGCGCAATGGGCGCGACGCAGGCCGGTCCAGCGGGCCCCGCACGAGCACGAGATGGCGCTCCGGGCCGGGGTGGGGGAGTCGGTGTCACCCATAGGTGCCTCATTTCGCTGTCGTAGTTTTGCTAGAACGGTCTCTCGGGCCGTGGACGGAGCTGGGCAGCTTCGGGGTGCTACGCGGCCTTGTGAGCGTTTCCCTTGCACCGCGCACCCGGAGCGCTATTGGACGGCCCGTCAACGGCCCGCGTTGTGCCACGGCCCGTCGGCGCCACCACCAGCCAGCCGTCCTCCCGCAGAGCCCTCACGATCAGCCGCCCGTACGCGGCCCGCTCCGCCGCCGGGTGATCGTCGAGGACGCCCTGGATCAGCGCCGCCACCGCATCGGGTACCGGGCTGACCTGGGAGGTCATGACGCTTCCTGCGGATCGGCGTCGGTCACGACGTACAGGTCCTGGGTCTTCTTCCAGGCGTCCCGCCGGCTCGGGTGCGTGCCCTGCTGCATGCGCTTGCCCCTCGTGGTCCGGCAGGGGTTCCAGGCCTCTGCGCGGCAGGCGTGCAGCGGGCAGGGAATCGCCAACTCGGGCCACTGGCCGCGCTTGGCGCCGATGCCGGCCGCGGCGAGCTCGGCGCGCAGGTGCTCGGGGATCTGTCCGATGCGGGCGACCGTGTCGGTGACGCTGGGGTGCGGGCCGCCGGTGATCTCGCGGATCGGTTCGGCTTCGATCCGGCCGTCGGCGATGGCCCGGATCTGGGCGCGTCGGCGTTGCACGAACTCGGCGCCGGTCTCGTCCCGGTCGAGCGCCGGGTAGGTGAACGCCCCGTCGGGGATCCGTTCGGCGCGGATTTCGGCACGCAGGGTGCGGACGTGGTGGGGTTCGAGCCAGCGTCGGGCGTCGGGCTTCTCGGGTGGGGTGGCGAAGTAGCGGGCGACGGCGTTGAGGGTGTCGCGGTCGAGGGGGGTGTCGTGGAGGGCTGCGGCCCAGGCGCGGGCGTCGACTTCGCCGATGGTGCGGCGGTCGAAGGCGGCGATGTGGCCGAGGAGGGTGGCGGCTTCGCTGGGGGTCATTGGTTTTCCTCTGCGGCGAGGCGGGCTGCGAGCTGGGCCGCGTCGTGGACGCGGCGGTCGGCGGTGGAGAGTTGGCGGCCGTCGGTGCCGGTGGCGGCGAGTTGGGCGCCGGCGTTGCGCTTGCGCTGGGCTTCGAGCCGCAGCCGGTCGTACTGGGAGCGGAGCTTGGGCATAGCCATGACGTTGGATCGCCAGAACTCGTCGGCCTGGCACCAGCGGATCGCACCGAGGACCTCGTCGAGGGTCCGGCCGTCCTTGTCGAGCATCAGGCGGGCGGCGTCGCGCCAGCGCTGGGTGACGGTGGGTCGGGTGCTGCCGTTTTCGTGGACGAGGTCGGCGAGGAGCTGGCAGGCCTGTTCGACGTCGGCGCGGCGGGTGTCGGCCTCGTGCGGCTTGGCCGCCGAGTTGTCTTTCTCCCTGCTCCCTTGCTCCCTGCTCCCTGCTCCCTGCTCAGGGGTGAGGGTTTCGTGAGGTGCTCCGGAGAGGTTCACGACATTCTCGTGAGGGTTTTCGCAAGGGGTCTGATCAGCGGTGATGTTGTTCGAGGGCTTGATGGAAGAGCCGCGGTCGAGCAGGGACACGACGGAGCCCTTCAAGGGGGTCTCGCCCTTGAAATCAACCCCTCCGGAGGGTGGAAATGAGGCTCCAAAAGGGGCCGGAGAGACACTCATGAGTCCCTCGCGAGACTTTCGTGAGCGGTCCCGCTGGCGGGGCGGATTCGCCCCACGCCACATCAGGAAGTCATCCGGCTCGTCGTCCGGGCACGGGGGCACCCTCGGCTTACCCGGGTGCTGCGGCTTCTGGTGCTCCGGCCAGTTCGGGCAGTGCAAGTACCTTCGGCCATCGACCTCGTAGCGGCAGACGGGGCCCGACTCGGCCATTGTCTCCAGCCACTTGTCGACGACATCCGGCGTGACGCCCCGATCGCGGGGGAAGCAGTCGGAGGCGATGAGGAGTTCGTCGTCGACACCGCGGCCGTAATCGTCGAGGTAGCCCCAGAGCAGCACGAAGAAGTAGCGGACTTCGAACGGCCACGACGACACCGTGATCGAGGTGCGCAACTCGGGCTTGATCGAGCGGATACGTGCCATGCGAGGCTTCTTTCGGGTGGGTGCGATAGGGGCGTGAGGGCGCCGGGGTGAGCCCGGCCGGCGGAGTAGTCCGGCCGGGCGGTTCGGGTCAGGCCGCGGCTGGCGGGGGAGCAGCGAACGCGCCCCGGTCAAGTTCCCTGCGGGCGGCCTCGACGGCTTCCGCAGCCTGGTCCGGGGTGTCGAAGGTGCCGAGGTTCCGGGACTTGCGGTGGCGCTTGATCTTGGCGACGTAGCGCTTGCCGCCCCGGTCGCGGTAGACGCCGAGAGGTAGATCCCGGGCCGCAACACGCCGGTTGAGATTGGACTCGGTGGGCGTGACGATCCGCAGGTTCTCGCGGCGGCAGTCGAGGATGTCGTGGTTGATGTGGTCGACGATCACGCGATAGCCGGTGCCAGCTGGGACGTTCATGAGCCAGCGGTGGAGGAGCATGACCTGGCCGTCCCACATCTGGGCGTAGCCGTGGGAGCCGATGGAGAGCTTGCGGCCAGCGAGCCGGGCGACGTCCTCCTCATCCAAGAGGATGTCGACGTAGACGTCTCCGGCCTTGGCGGGGACGGCTATGGCGGTCATCAGAACGGCGCCTGATCGTTGTTCTGCGACGCACCCCAGCCGCTGCCGCCCTGCGATCCGCCGCCGCCCCAGCCGCCCTGCTGGCCCTGCGGCTGCCCGCCCTGGTTCCACGGGTCCTGCTGCGGAGCCTGGCGCTGCTGCCCTCCGCCCTGCTGCTGGGAGTTGGCCTTCTCGACGCGGGCGGTGGCCCGGTTGAGGTCGGGGCCGATGGCGTCGAGCTTGATGGCGAGCTTGGAACGCTTCTGGCCGTCCTTGTCCTGCCAGTTGTCCTGGACGACCCGGCCGGCGGCGATCACCGTCATGCCTTTGGCGAGTGAGGAGGCGACGTTTTCGGCGAGCTGCCGGAACCCGGTGCAGTCCCACCAGGTGACGTCGGTGTCCGACCAGTTGCCCTGGTCGTCCTTGGTGCGCCGGGAGGTGACGATGCTGAGCTTCACAATCGCTGTGCCGCTGGGACTGAAACGCAGCTCGGGATCCTGTCCGAGGCGGCCGGTGAGGGTGATGGGGGCGCTCATTCGGGGGTCCTGTCGTTGGAGGCCTGCTCGGCGCAGACCTTGTGGGAGGGGTGTCGTTGGTTGTCGCGTAGGTGGGTGGGGCCGCCGCAGTACTGGCAGGGCAGTGGTTTGGCGGCCCAGTGGGAGCGGTCACGCCAGTCGAGGAGCCGGGGCTCGCTCACGCCTGGTCGAGGCCGAGCATGAGCAGGAACAGGTGCCGCTCTTCGTCGTCGCGGGCGCAGCGCCTAACGGTGACAAGGGCGTTGAACTTCTCCGCGGGGGTGTTGGTGGCACCGCTGGTGGGGTAGTTGTCGGGCCGGTCGACGGGGTCGGAGAACCCGGTGCGGCGCGGGGCGGTCACGCCGCGGCTTTCTTGCGGTTGTTGCGGCGGTGCTGCTGGTACCGCTCGTCGGGCGTGAGGCCGGCGCGGATGCCGTGGCGGCCTTCGGCCGCGATGCCGCCCTCTTGGCGCATCACGTCGTCCAGGCAGAGCTGCCTGACAGGGCAGGCATCGCAGATGCTCTTGGCGTAGAGCAGGTCCTTGTAGGCGGTGGCCTTGCCGGTGCCATCGGCGAACCACAGTTCCGGGTCGTGGTCGCGGCAGTCGGCGTCGTAGTGCCAGTTCGGGACGCTGGTGTCGAAGAGGAACCGGGCCCTGCTCACTGGGTCACCCCCATGTGCGGCCAGACGGCCTTGTCGAGGGCGGCACGGTTGGCCTTCGGCATGTCGGCGATCGGGTGGCCGAGGTAGTCGCGGCCGGCAGCCATGAGGACGACGGCGTCGGCGAGGTTGTCGTCTCCGCCGGTGGACCAGGCGGTCCAGCGGCGGGCGACTGCGTCGACCACCGCGGTCTTGGGCGCGTTGCCCTTGCCGGTGGCGTACAGGGCCCGCTGATTGGGGGTGAGTAGCGCGACGGGGATGTAGCTGCTGTTGAGCCAGCGGTACATCTCCCACCACAGCCAGGCGCGTTCGTGGCTGCCGCCGCCGGTGCGGGAGGGGGCGGGGAGTTCAAGGACGACGAGGTCGGGGCAGCCGATCTCGTTGGTGATGCGGTCACGGAGGTTGACGAGTTCGCGCATCCGCTCGACGTGGGGGAGATTGCTGAACTCGCGGCCACGCTTCTTCCGGTCGGGGTAGCCGACGCTTTCGCACCAGCCGAGGGAGGAGGCGATGCCGGTTCCGGTGGAGCTGGCGGATCCGATGGCGGTGTCGAGTCCGATGACTGAGGGGGAGTCGACGATGTGGGGTGGGAGAGCTTCGACGGGGAGCAGGGTCATGGTCGTCTCCATGCGAGGGAGAGGGCGGTGAGGGTGGCGCCGACGATGGCGAGCAAAAGGGCTGCGTCGACGGGTTCGTGATGCTGGAGCAGGTGCAGCAGGCGAGTCATGCGGCCTTCGTGGGGATCCAGGTGCGGGAGCCGTCCATGCCCCAGATCGCGGAGATGGTCATCTCACGGGTGGTCTCGTTGTCGGGCTCGCGGATCGCGGGCTGCCCGTCGGCTGGGGCAGGGACGCTGACAGCCGTGGCCTCGGCGTGCCGGGCGACGAGTTCGGCGTGTTCTCCGAGGAGGTTCTCGTGCTGGCCCTGCAGCTCATGAAGGTCGGCGGCGAGGTGGTTGGCGACCGCGGTGACGGTGTCGCGTTCCCGGCCGACCTTGACGTTGTCGGCGGCCTGGCGGAGAGCGACGAGGAGCCACAGGTTGCGCTCGTGAGTGAGGACGGGGATGCGGTCGGCGGCGCGGTGCTGTCCGCGACCGTGCCACCAGTCGGCGAGGCGCATCAGAGGTCTCCGGCGTAGGTGGAGTGGCCGCAGGTGGTGCAGCGGCGGCATGTGGTGTCGTGGACGATGTGCGGCTGCACGGAGGCGCAGGTGGGGCAGTGCGCGAAGGCCTGGACCAAGCCGAGCGGCCCGGTCGGGCCGGCTGCGGCCGGCTTCCGGATCCACTTGCCGAGGAGTAGCGCGGCGGTGCCGAGCGTCGCGGCCAGGTACCCGCCCATGCCCAACGCGGCCCTCACGACGCGGCCTGGAGATGCGTGGCGGGTCTGCGGGTCTCCCGGTCGGCATCCATGTTGGCCTGCTGCAACGTCGCCAGCAGGGCTTCCAGTTTGGTGATCTGGTCGACTCGCTGCGCGAGCTGCTTCCGAGTCTCGTTGAGCTGAGAGACCGCGTCGGCCCCGGTTCTCGGCAGTGGCATCAGGGCCCGGTCGCCGCCCTCCCACCGGTCCAGGCGTGTGGCCTGGTCAGCAATGAGGGATCCCTGTTCGGCGAGCGCCTTGCGGTAGCGGGCAGCGCCCCGGGCCAGGCGCTTGATCCGACGGTTCGCCGCCGCGCTGAGTTCGATCCAGACGTCGCGGTCGGCTTCGAGCCTGGCGATCTGCCACCGATCGGCGCGCTCGGCCTTGGTGCGGTCCGTGGCGAGTTGCTTGGCTATCGCCTCCCAGTCGGGCGCGACAGGCAGGCCGGCCTGCTTGGCGGTGAGATCGTCGATCTTCTGGTGCAGGTAGGCGTTGCGGGCTTCGAGTTCCGCGATACGGCGTTTGCTGCCTGGGAGATCCATGGTGCTACTCCTGGGATATGGCGGTGTCGGCCGGCAGAAGCTGGTGGCCGATGGCGAGTGCGATGGTGTGGGTGGCGTTGGTGGCGCCGAGGGCGGTCATCGCGTCGCGGAGGTGACGGCGGCCCGTGTCGACGGGGATGCCCTGCTTGGCGATCTGCGGGAAATCCAGGCCCCGGGCGAGCAGGGACAACACCTGCACCTGCTCGCCCGACAACCCGGGTGTTACGGCGGCGGAAGGGCGGCCCCGCTGGCCGCCACCGCCTGACGGAAAGGACGCAGAGGCCAACTGCCGTCCACCACAGCGTTCGGATCCCCGCCCCGCTCAGCTGGAGCCGTACGGAACCACTCCTGAAGCGATGCCGCCTGCTCCCTGGCCCACACCACCTGCCGGTCGTGCAATTCATCCAGAGACAGGCCTGCGACGGTGCCGAACCGGGCGTACCGGTTAGACAGCACCCACGCCGGATATCCGGACGGGCCACGGTGCGCGATCTCACCGATCCACCACGCGACTCGGGCCGACACCATCGCGTCGAACTCGCAGCCATGTGCGGCCTCGTCGTCCCACGACAACCCGAAGACCTGAGCCACCGTCTTCAGGACCCGGGCGCCCTGCTCAGCCGAGACACGCTTACGTCGCGTCAGAACCTGCTGGTCGAGAACCCGGGTGTCGATGACCGGCCGGATTGGCTGGCCGCAGATGTCCTCCAGACCGCCCAGCCCGTGGCGCCGGCACTCCCGGTCGAGGAGCGTCAGGTCGTATGACACGTTGTGCCCGACGAGCGGTACCCCGGCCGTAACGAGTTCGGCGACCGCAGTGGCGATCTCCTCGACCCCCTTGGCGGCATCCATGCCCTCGGCCTCGGCCTGGGCCGTGCTGATGCCATGAATCTTCGTGGCGTCGATCGGAATCTCGATACCAGGGTTGAGCAGCCACGTGCGCGGCTTGACCGTGGTGCCGTCGATGTAGATCACAGCAGCGGTGACGATCCGGTCCTGCTCGACGTCCACGCCGGTTGTTTCTAGGTCGAAGGCTGCTCGCGGACCCAGCTGCCAACTCATCGCGTCCCCGCCTTCAGGGAGGTGAGGAACTCCCGCAGCTGAGTGGTCTCGGCCGACCCGGGCATCGTGCCGCCGGAGAACTCGGCGAACCTTTCCTCGGTCTGGCTGGTGGACCAGCCCCGAGCGCCAGCCGCGGCGACGATCTGGAACCACACCTCGGTCGGGTCCTCGTCATTCACGATCTCTGGCTCGATCACGTCGTCCTGCGAGTCGTGGAACAGCGCAGACACCTGAGCCGCCTCGTCCTCGGCGCTAGTACCGCCGTAGTCCCCGGGGTTCGACAGACGCTCGGTCAAGCCGCCGTCGTTACGAACCTTGCCCGCTCCGATCTGCTCCAGCGTGGCCAGGTACGCGACTGGAGCACCTGCGGCTGAGGCCTCCTTGTAGAGCAGCCGGACCTCCTCGACCGTCTTTGCGGCCATGGCAAGGGCGTGGAAGTCCTTCGGTGGCCCCGCCTGTACGGTCGGGGCCTCGATCGCTGCCCGCCCCGGAGCGGCAGCAACCTGCCCAGCGCCGCCACGGAGCTGACCGGACATCAACTCCGTCGGAGTGATCTCCACATCGAGCGTCGGCACCATGAACCGGGCCGGCCTCTCGTCCCGCTGAACGAGCTTCTCCTCCATGCCGAGCCAGCCCGGCACGTACCCGCCGACCTGCGCGAGGAGTTCAGCGGCTGGCGGTAGCTCGACCGCTGCGTAGTAGCCCTTGGAGACGAGCAGCCACTGACCGAGTGCCGGCAGGTCACGCAGCATCACGTTGACCCGGGTCGTGATCGCGCACTCGCGGTTCACCGGGTCGCAGAGGCACGGCTTGTCGCTCTTGTGCTCGGTGGCGCCGTCGCAACGGCGGACGCACTTCGAGCCCTTGAACAGCTCGTACCACTGTGAGACCGCGTTCTGCGGAGGGATCACTACGGGCAGTCGGTCAGCGGTGGAGTACACCTCGAACTCGGACGGCCCACCGTTCGCCGGCGTCCACGGCTGCACAGTTCCGCCGTACAGGGCGGCGACCTGCTCGAGGATCTGCCGGGACGGTGAGGTGAAGCGAAACTTGTCGAGCTTGGCCGGGCGCAGGATCTTCTTCCCGGTCGTCTTGCTGACCTTGCCGGTGTCGACGACGTGGCCGATGCGGATCTCACCGAGCTGCCGCATTCGGCGCTGCAAGTCCAAGATGGGCATCAGGCAGCCTTCTTCTCTGTGAGGGCGGGGAGGGCGAGAGCTGAGCCGACGACCTTCTTCGACAGGCCCGATGTCCACTCGGCGGCCCGCTGGATGACGAGGAACGCCTTGAACACCTCGTGATCGCAGCGCACCGGAACCAGCCGGTAGCCCTCCGGTCGCAGATGCAGCACCACGCCCATAGAGTGCGTTGGGGGCATCTCGACCTTCGAACCGTCACGCAACCAGCACACAGCGGCGTTCCGGTACGCGGCCATCTGCAAGCCGGCTTCCGGGTACACGCCGCGGACATCCAACTCACCACCGGTCTTCGTGTCGCCCATAAAGACGGTGTCGGCGGCGACCTCGAAGTGGGCCGCGAGGACAGGCGAGCGCAGCAGGTAGTCGAGGGTGCCGGCGTAGCCCTGCTGCAGGCTGCCGACGACCATCTCGGACGCCTCGAAGGTGACCTGCCACTCGTCGACGAATCGGGTGAAGTGCCTCAGG
The DNA window shown above is from Kitasatospora sp. NBC_01287 and carries:
- a CDS encoding single-stranded DNA-binding protein, yielding MSAPITLTGRLGQDPELRFSPSGTAIVKLSIVTSRRTKDDQGNWSDTDVTWWDCTGFRQLAENVASSLAKGMTVIAAGRVVQDNWQDKDGQKRSKLAIKLDAIGPDLNRATARVEKANSQQQGGGQQRQAPQQDPWNQGGQPQGQQGGWGGGGSQGGSGWGASQNNDQAPF
- a CDS encoding WhiB family transcriptional regulator yields the protein MSRARFLFDTSVPNWHYDADCRDHDPELWFADGTGKATAYKDLLYAKSICDACPVRQLCLDDVMRQEGGIAAEGRHGIRAGLTPDERYQQHRRNNRKKAAA
- a CDS encoding SLOG family protein, with product MTARVLVTGSRSWPDAAAVEAALLEAWHDALQAGHDGIVVVHGGCPTGADRLAWEWAAARDVMVEVHVAGWAQHGRAAGPLRNQAMVAAGAVVCLAFPLGRSVGTRDCMRRAAAAGIPVRDLGARR
- a CDS encoding exonuclease domain-containing protein → MSWQLGPRAAFDLETTGVDVEQDRIVTAAVIYIDGTTVKPRTWLLNPGIEIPIDATKIHGISTAQAEAEGMDAAKGVEEIATAVAELVTAGVPLVGHNVSYDLTLLDRECRRHGLGGLEDICGQPIRPVIDTRVLDQQVLTRRKRVSAEQGARVLKTVAQVFGLSWDDEAAHGCEFDAMVSARVAWWIGEIAHRGPSGYPAWVLSNRYARFGTVAGLSLDELHDRQVVWAREQAASLQEWFRTAPAERGGDPNAVVDGSWPLRPFRQAVAASGAALPPP
- a CDS encoding AP2 domain-containing protein yields the protein MTAIAVPAKAGDVYVDILLDEEDVARLAGRKLSIGSHGYAQMWDGQVMLLHRWLMNVPAGTGYRVIVDHINHDILDCRRENLRIVTPTESNLNRRVAARDLPLGVYRDRGGKRYVAKIKRHRKSRNLGTFDTPDQAAEAVEAARRELDRGAFAAPPPAAA
- a CDS encoding endonuclease domain-containing protein, with the protein product MPAIHHRNCQHSAYRLTCEDFEAIWEHAGGKCEICRAAPTEERHGGLVIDHAGEYSYFAVRGLLCRKCNRLMGEVDSGRVKDERAYAYWENAWFVRVLRQRHAANIADRRARRWSTPVEGEDNPQD